GAAACCGTCTTGGATTGATCGGATTCGTGGGAACAAAGGTCGTGATCAAGAAGTCGATGATCTGTTCGGATCACTTGATCTATCAGATAATGAGATCGAACAACGAAAAACGGAAGTCGAAGGTGGGGGATTCGTTCTTCTGCTTGAAGTCCAAGATATTCAGTTCGATCCACATTTAAATACAGACAATACACATCCTGATGTAAAGGTCCGTTATGGTAGTGGTGAAGAGACGCATACGTCATCAGATGTGAATTCCAACGCACAGCTCGGCTCAGGTAATCCGCTTGATATTGATAAAGATTCGAAAGAAGAACATGCAGAGATTGATCTGCATCGTGCCGGTACCGATAAGATGCCACAAGATGAGCAGGCAATCGATCATTCGAAAAAGCTCGACGGGAACCGGGAACCGGATATCGCGATGCGTCGGGATGACGATTTCCGACGTCCGGAAACAGAACGCGAGGAAAAAGAACATGATGCAACGCAAGACGGTGAAGAACATCGTCAATCGAAACATCAATCAGATGACATCGCCAAGCAAGACCATGGAAATAATTTAGACCGCTAAAATAATAGACTGGAATCACGTTTTAGGGGCACCATCAAAGAAGGTACTTTTCGGATCAAATCCGAAAAGTACCTTCTTTTTGTATAGAGATTAAACGAGAATCGTCTCGTCTTATTTATGATCCGGATTTGATCCTGTACGCACGTTAGCGTTCAATTGATCAATCGCTTGGATATCAACGTCTGACAGGCTGAAGTCAAAGACATCGAGATTTTCGCGAATGCGGCTTGGCGTAACGGATTTCGGAATCGCAACGATGTCGTGTTGCAGGTGCCAACGGAGAACGACTTGAGCTGAAGTTTTTTGATGACGATTGGCGATATCGACAATAACCGGATGCGTCAACGCGTCGCGTCCTTTCATCAACGGACTCCATGCTTCAACGACGATACCGTGCTTGCGGCAAAAGTCTCGGATTGCTTCCTGACTCAGAAACGGATGAAGTTCGATCTGATTGACAGCAGGGACAATCGATCCTTCGGCTAAAATTCGTTCCAAGTGAGGAATATGGAAGTTCGAGACACCGATGGCACGCGTCTTTCCTTCTGCATAGAGATGTTCGAGTGCCCGCCATGTCTCGACATAACGATCTTCTTTTGGCATCGGCCAATGAATCAGATACAAGTCAACATAATCGACACCAAGCTTTTGCAGACTCGTCTCGAAAGCGGCAAGTGTCTCTTCGTAGCCGTGATCGGAATTCCAGACTTTCGTCGTCAGAAAAATCTCTTCACGAGGAATGCCCGAATCACGCAGAGCGCGACCGACGCCTTCTTCGTTCTCGTAGATCATTGCCGTATCGATTGAACGATACCCGGCACGGAGTGCTTCACTGACAGCCTCGTATACTTCTTCTTCCGGTACTTTAAAGACACCATATCCGAGTTGGGGCATGCTGATGCCATTGTTTAACGTGATCTGTTGCATCGATTCATCGACTCCTTTTTAGTGAATTCTTCTCTTTTCTAGTGTACGCGCTCCTTCTCTAAAAATCGAATGATTGCCGAATCGAGTTCTTTTGCGTATACTGGGCGATAACAAATATTAGGAGGCGATTTCGTGATTCGACAAGCCGTTTTGCAATACATACATGAGGAACATGCGCTCGATCAACTCGAGCAAATCATAGGTAACCGATCAGCAGTCCTGATTCATGGACGTCAAGCCTATGAAGCAGCAGCATTTGCTTTACCTGATGTCCCGCGCTTTTTATTTGAAGGTCATTGTACAGATCGACAGGTGGAAGCCTTGAAACTGTCATGCGCTCCATACGATGTGATTCTCGCTCTCGGAGGAGGAAGTGTCATCGATACGGCAAAACAGGTCGCGTTTCAATTGCAACTTCCGGTTATCGTCATTCCGACAATCGTCTCGAACTGTGCTCCTTGGACGCCGCTCAGTGTTATGTATAACGAAGAGGGACAGTACATCCGATTTGATACGTTCCCCGTCGTGATTGAAGCTCTTTTACTCGATCATCGGATTATCGCCGCCAGTCCGTATGATTATTTCGTAGCGGGACTCGTCGATACGCTAGCGAAGTGGTATGAAGCACGTGCCTTAAGCGGATCATCGGCTGAAGATCCCGTCATTGAGATGGCACTTCGGACAGCTGAACGTTGTAAGGATCTCATCCTGTCGACGAATGTGACGGAAATGCGCTTTCGTAAGTATCCAGTTGAAATTCAATATCTCGTCGAAACCGTCATTCCGTTAGCTGGAAGTATCGGCGGTTTTGGTGACGCGGCGACGCGCGGTGCAATCGGACACGCAGTGCATAACGCGTTATCTCCTCATCCAGAAACGCATACGTTTTTACACGGGAGTAAGGTCGGGTATGGACTACTCGTTCAGGAGAAGTTACTCGGACATGATGATTATGAAGAGTTGCGTGACTATCTTCTTGCACAAGAGCAGCCGACGACGCTCGCAGACTTCGCATTATCGCTCGATGTCGTCGAAACACTTGCTTTACGGACATCGAAAGAGGAACTGTGTCGTCTGTTGCGTCCGATCGTGTCAGTGGAA
This region of Exiguobacterium acetylicum DSM 20416 genomic DNA includes:
- a CDS encoding general stress protein; protein product: MKTKQYIGTFYSEEELISKMDELHIQGHREEDFYVIVKEKSNIALVRSQMDAEIATTKPSWIDRIRGNKGRDQEVDDLFGSLDLSDNEIEQRKTEVEGGGFVLLLEVQDIQFDPHLNTDNTHPDVKVRYGSGEETHTSSDVNSNAQLGSGNPLDIDKDSKEEHAEIDLHRAGTDKMPQDEQAIDHSKKLDGNREPDIAMRRDDDFRRPETEREEKEHDATQDGEEHRQSKHQSDDIAKQDHGNNLDR
- a CDS encoding iron-containing alcohol dehydrogenase family protein — protein: MIRQAVLQYIHEEHALDQLEQIIGNRSAVLIHGRQAYEAAAFALPDVPRFLFEGHCTDRQVEALKLSCAPYDVILALGGGSVIDTAKQVAFQLQLPVIVIPTIVSNCAPWTPLSVMYNEEGQYIRFDTFPVVIEALLLDHRIIAASPYDYFVAGLVDTLAKWYEARALSGSSAEDPVIEMALRTAERCKDLILSTNVTEMRFRKYPVEIQYLVETVIPLAGSIGGFGDAATRGAIGHAVHNALSPHPETHTFLHGSKVGYGLLVQEKLLGHDDYEELRDYLLAQEQPTTLADFALSLDVVETLALRTSKEELCRLLRPIVSVEQLVDAIIRNETVSVSTT
- a CDS encoding aldo/keto reductase yields the protein MQQITLNNGISMPQLGYGVFKVPEEEVYEAVSEALRAGYRSIDTAMIYENEEGVGRALRDSGIPREEIFLTTKVWNSDHGYEETLAAFETSLQKLGVDYVDLYLIHWPMPKEDRYVETWRALEHLYAEGKTRAIGVSNFHIPHLERILAEGSIVPAVNQIELHPFLSQEAIRDFCRKHGIVVEAWSPLMKGRDALTHPVIVDIANRHQKTSAQVVLRWHLQHDIVAIPKSVTPSRIRENLDVFDFSLSDVDIQAIDQLNANVRTGSNPDHK